From Pseudomonadota bacterium, a single genomic window includes:
- a CDS encoding DUF2785 domain-containing protein, with translation MIGRSFAPLATWGVSLALLLTGVSGLAQATQVPTDRAELEAWRVGEFQTDDPNASLMLLARLMQDVDPFLRDEIGFTGLSAILRRGDGDRATARQLIDLFTARLQEPDPAGVRRSFAILGLSELARVDRLHQFLSDEEFSGLVSTASQSLREVRDYRGYDPDVGWRHAIAHSSDFALQLVLNDRTDADQHAVLRAAVAAQVAPAAPYVHGESQRLARPILYMALHERASASTWQRWFEELAQANADVFDGATTTLERLAARHNLRRFLLEVYGTAQSSDREALQPLADEALALLRRLGG, from the coding sequence ATGATAGGTCGCTCGTTCGCGCCTTTGGCAACATGGGGCGTCTCGCTAGCGCTTCTGCTCACTGGCGTGTCTGGCCTGGCCCAGGCGACGCAGGTGCCGACCGATCGCGCCGAGCTCGAGGCCTGGCGGGTTGGGGAGTTTCAGACCGACGATCCTAACGCGAGCCTCATGCTGCTCGCTCGCTTGATGCAGGACGTCGACCCCTTTCTCCGCGACGAAATCGGGTTCACCGGGCTGTCCGCCATTCTCAGGCGTGGGGATGGGGATCGAGCCACCGCGCGCCAGCTGATCGATCTATTCACCGCGCGCTTGCAGGAGCCTGATCCGGCAGGCGTTCGACGGTCCTTCGCAATCCTAGGGCTGTCGGAGCTGGCACGCGTCGATCGTCTACACCAGTTCCTGAGCGACGAGGAGTTCTCGGGACTTGTGTCCACTGCCTCCCAGAGCCTGCGGGAAGTGCGCGATTATCGCGGCTACGATCCGGACGTTGGATGGCGCCACGCGATCGCCCACAGCAGTGACTTCGCGCTGCAGCTCGTGCTCAACGACAGGACCGATGCCGATCAACATGCGGTGCTGCGGGCTGCCGTCGCGGCCCAAGTCGCCCCCGCCGCCCCATATGTGCACGGCGAGTCCCAGCGACTCGCTCGGCCCATTCTCTACATGGCACTGCATGAACGTGCGTCCGCGTCGACCTGGCAGCGTTGGTTCGAGGAATTGGCACAGGCGAACGCCGATGTATTTGACGGGGCCACGACAACCCTCGAACGCTTGGCCGCGAGGCACAACCTGCGACGGTTCCTGCTGGAGGTATACGGGACGGCGCAGAGCAGTGATCGAGAGGCACTCCAGCCGCTGGCCGATGAAGCGCTCGCCTTGCTGCGTCGCCTCGGGGGCTGA
- a CDS encoding AAA family ATPase, with the protein MEIALPLLFGALLGAAMTLLVSRLLAAKADEPASTQPDEQPSTPDGEHTTKPETPSFNAAALHKLAEDLEPRADELARPNDLLEDEDFRKAVALLRDGAVSVETLVEYAGGANWLVACAALEVLRTHAEGAKALDDMPDVLQGMGAWPMYFGSRYVQAHAPERAIGLVFARVRSWWTDNVRMHALLNGMLRELDAAGVPCTFGSELPRIPRKRLEKLRELLKQLSNPAVSTLAVEVDEALASTVDVDFLTTIGRVRRPGPTLPAEAPPIADPRSAKYLEMVSARLQRDPPASVVLVGDTAVGKSAVRELLASALIADGWTVVEFTANRLVADKSYIGQIEGVVQRVVEKATVRARVALFVDRMHELSSAGTYRNHPQGVLDALLPALEQGTVFLVGETGTRAWQQLLKQRPALPTALEALMVDPATDRETTALVSAYLNSLPSMRDSGDGAVAQLTGEAIALARSYISHLKLPGAAMELVKMAVERDRRRATDNTAAKPLGRQDLLATLGEVSGLPEALLDEQQRLDIDAIAHGFAERIIGQQEAIDCLVERIAMIKAGLTDAGRPAGVFLFAGPTGTGKTEIAKTLAELLFGNVDRMIRLDMSEYRGGEAPAKLLGARYETGQQQSLVDQVRRQPFSVILLDEFEKADRTVWDLFLQVFDDGRLTDAVGNVADFRHCIIILTSNVGATISSNAGIGFTGEDAGGFDPRDVRTAIGNTFRKEFVNRLDRVVVFQPFTRPQMRRILQRELHDVLQRRGLRNREWAVEWEDSAVDFLLAKGFSPDLGARPLRRAIDHYVLAPLSMTIVRQQFPEGDQFLFVRGDQHGIRVEFVDPDLPDIAKSPPAAASLESAGSASADLSLGQVMLDGTGNAAERAYLSAQIATLAQTLEGERWESQKSALLARINEPAFWESPERHQSLSRMELMDRLESGWRALHSLLQRRTNGAASARLHADIAQKLHLLGAALEDLNGERPIHAFIAVSAGEAGQALATDPEHCYAAVCRMYEQWASHRRMKYEVLEPRAETGSAREQHAAVSGFGAYSLLRGESGLHVWEIPLQERRTRLVVRVTVTPQPVAPAPSRAAWLESARQLLSDASAKPMDIVRRYREQPSPLVRDARGWRTGRLDRVLDGHFDIM; encoded by the coding sequence ATGGAAATCGCGCTCCCCCTTTTGTTCGGTGCCCTGCTCGGTGCCGCCATGACCTTGCTCGTCTCCCGGCTCCTCGCCGCGAAGGCGGACGAGCCGGCGTCTACGCAACCCGACGAACAGCCGTCTACGCCCGACGGCGAGCACACGACTAAGCCCGAGACCCCGTCGTTCAACGCCGCAGCCCTGCACAAGCTGGCCGAGGACCTCGAACCTCGCGCGGACGAGCTAGCGAGACCGAACGACCTACTCGAGGACGAAGATTTCCGTAAGGCGGTCGCCCTGCTACGCGATGGCGCAGTGTCCGTAGAGACGCTGGTCGAGTACGCCGGCGGCGCCAACTGGCTGGTGGCATGCGCAGCCCTTGAGGTGCTGCGCACCCACGCCGAGGGCGCGAAGGCCCTTGACGACATGCCCGACGTGCTCCAAGGGATGGGGGCCTGGCCCATGTACTTCGGCAGCCGCTACGTCCAAGCCCACGCACCCGAGCGCGCCATCGGCCTCGTCTTCGCCCGCGTGCGATCCTGGTGGACCGACAACGTGCGCATGCACGCGCTGCTGAACGGCATGTTGCGCGAGCTCGACGCCGCGGGCGTCCCGTGCACCTTCGGCAGCGAACTCCCGCGTATCCCCCGCAAGCGCCTGGAGAAGCTGCGCGAACTGCTCAAGCAACTGTCGAACCCAGCCGTCAGCACCCTTGCCGTCGAGGTGGACGAGGCCCTCGCCAGCACGGTCGACGTGGACTTCCTGACCACAATCGGCCGCGTGCGACGCCCGGGACCGACGCTACCCGCCGAGGCGCCACCCATCGCCGATCCCCGCTCGGCGAAGTATCTGGAGATGGTGAGCGCTCGACTTCAACGCGATCCACCCGCCTCGGTGGTGTTGGTCGGCGACACGGCCGTCGGCAAGAGTGCCGTGCGCGAGCTGTTGGCCAGCGCGCTCATCGCCGATGGCTGGACGGTGGTGGAATTCACCGCCAACCGCCTGGTAGCGGACAAGTCCTACATCGGTCAGATCGAAGGCGTGGTGCAGCGGGTCGTCGAGAAGGCCACCGTGCGTGCGCGGGTGGCTTTGTTCGTCGACCGCATGCACGAACTGAGCTCCGCCGGCACCTACCGCAACCACCCCCAAGGCGTGCTCGACGCGCTGCTGCCCGCCCTGGAGCAGGGCACGGTGTTCCTCGTCGGCGAGACGGGCACGCGCGCTTGGCAGCAGCTGCTAAAGCAGAGGCCAGCGCTGCCGACGGCCCTCGAGGCCCTCATGGTGGACCCCGCCACGGATCGTGAGACCACGGCCCTGGTAAGCGCCTACCTCAACTCCCTACCGTCGATGCGCGACAGCGGCGACGGCGCCGTGGCCCAGCTTACCGGCGAGGCCATCGCCCTCGCGCGCAGCTACATCTCGCACCTGAAGCTGCCGGGAGCCGCGATGGAGCTGGTGAAGATGGCCGTGGAGCGTGACCGCCGACGCGCCACGGACAACACCGCAGCCAAACCCCTGGGTCGACAAGATCTACTCGCCACCCTGGGCGAGGTGAGCGGCCTACCCGAAGCCCTTCTCGACGAGCAGCAGCGCCTGGACATCGACGCCATCGCCCACGGCTTCGCCGAGCGCATCATCGGCCAGCAGGAAGCCATCGACTGCCTTGTGGAACGCATCGCCATGATCAAGGCGGGACTGACCGACGCCGGTCGGCCCGCGGGCGTGTTCCTGTTCGCTGGCCCCACGGGCACCGGCAAGACGGAGATCGCCAAGACCCTGGCTGAGCTCCTGTTCGGCAACGTCGATCGCATGATCCGCCTCGACATGAGCGAGTACCGCGGGGGCGAGGCCCCGGCCAAGCTCCTGGGCGCGCGCTACGAGACGGGGCAGCAGCAGTCGCTCGTCGACCAGGTGCGACGCCAGCCCTTCTCCGTCATCCTGCTCGATGAGTTCGAGAAGGCGGACCGCACCGTGTGGGACCTGTTCCTGCAGGTCTTCGACGATGGCCGCCTGACCGACGCGGTGGGCAACGTGGCCGACTTCCGGCACTGCATCATCATCCTCACCTCCAACGTCGGCGCGACGATCAGCTCCAACGCGGGCATCGGCTTCACGGGCGAGGACGCGGGCGGCTTCGATCCCCGCGACGTGCGCACGGCGATCGGTAACACCTTCCGCAAGGAGTTCGTCAACCGCCTCGATCGCGTGGTCGTGTTCCAGCCCTTCACGCGCCCGCAAATGCGCCGCATCCTGCAGAGGGAACTGCACGATGTGTTGCAGCGGCGAGGCTTGCGCAACCGCGAGTGGGCCGTGGAGTGGGAAGACTCAGCCGTCGACTTCCTCCTGGCGAAGGGCTTCAGCCCTGACCTGGGCGCGCGCCCCTTGCGCCGTGCCATCGATCACTACGTGCTGGCACCCCTGTCGATGACCATCGTGCGCCAGCAGTTCCCCGAGGGCGATCAGTTCCTCTTCGTGCGCGGCGACCAGCACGGCATCCGCGTCGAGTTCGTCGACCCTGACCTGCCCGACATCGCGAAGTCACCCCCCGCCGCCGCCAGCCTCGAGTCGGCCGGATCGGCATCGGCGGATCTGTCCCTCGGCCAAGTCATGCTCGATGGGACAGGAAATGCCGCCGAGCGCGCTTACCTAAGCGCACAGATCGCCACCCTGGCCCAGACGCTGGAAGGCGAGCGCTGGGAGAGTCAGAAGAGTGCACTGCTGGCGAGGATCAACGAACCCGCCTTCTGGGAGTCGCCGGAGCGCCATCAGTCCCTCAGTCGTATGGAACTGATGGATCGTCTCGAGTCGGGCTGGCGCGCCCTGCACTCCCTGCTCCAGCGAAGGACCAACGGCGCGGCGAGCGCTCGTCTGCACGCTGATATCGCGCAAAAGCTGCACCTGCTGGGCGCGGCGCTGGAAGACCTCAACGGCGAGCGTCCGATCCACGCCTTCATCGCCGTCTCCGCCGGCGAGGCTGGGCAGGCGCTAGCAACGGATCCCGAGCATTGCTACGCGGCCGTGTGTCGCATGTACGAGCAGTGGGCATCGCACCGGCGCATGAAGTACGAGGTGCTAGAGCCACGCGCCGAGACTGGTAGCGCGCGCGAACAGCACGCCGCCGTCAGCGGCTTCGGCGCGTACAGCTTGCTGCGCGGCGAATCGGGCCTGCACGTGTGGGAGATTCCCCTGCAGGAACGTCGCACGAGGCTCGTGGTGAGAGTGACGGTCACGCCCCAACCGGTGGCGCCCGCGCCCTCGCGCGCGGCCTGGCTCGAGAGCGCACGGCAGCTGCTGAGCGACGCGAGCGCTAAACCTATGGATATCGTTCGGCGCTATCGAGAGCAACCCTCACCACTAGTGCGCGATGCGCGCGGGTGGCGTACGGGGCGTTTGGATCGGGTGCTGGACGGTCACTTCGACATCATGTAA
- a CDS encoding SUMF1/EgtB/PvdO family nonheme iron enzyme produces MKPPRATTLSLFASSALAVSSAWANNNPPKIGNVTVDSDANQIVIVGTGLLRANGNVPNIRLLDNPNIILEGCVADPVTPNLVVVCELPAVSGTDYVLRISDGSGTDDFNLTIGMVGPQGDPGPQGEPGPQGEPGPQGEQGPVGAPGPQGLPGDTGPQGPAGATGPQGPAGATGPQGPPGDTGPQGPIGDTGPQGPAGPDDQTLSVNGTELSIEDGNTVELASLLDSTDIPLPANMAWISPGSFNLGSPQAEEGRDSDEDDTAGAGGRQVTVSILSGFWIGIHEVTQREYLNLIGLNPSFFTDSLDQPVEQVSWNDAIFYCLALTSDERAAGNIPTDWEYRLPTEAEWEYATRAGTVTAYSFDNSPSDLGDYAWFSDNSSSQTREVGLKLPNPWGLYDVHGNVAEWVLDAYAASYPPGALIDPQSLPGGSERVIRGGSWSLSSKDARSAARRSAMTISASIDIGFRVVLAPVR; encoded by the coding sequence ATGAAACCACCCAGGGCAACTACCTTGAGCCTCTTCGCCTCCAGTGCCTTGGCGGTCTCGAGTGCATGGGCCAACAACAACCCACCCAAAATCGGGAACGTAACCGTCGACTCTGACGCCAATCAAATTGTCATCGTTGGTACAGGCTTGCTGCGGGCAAACGGCAACGTCCCCAACATCAGACTTCTCGACAATCCCAATATCATCCTCGAGGGCTGCGTGGCTGATCCCGTAACCCCGAATTTAGTTGTGGTGTGTGAGCTGCCTGCGGTCAGTGGCACTGACTACGTTCTTCGCATCTCTGACGGCAGCGGCACTGATGATTTCAATTTGACGATCGGCATGGTTGGGCCACAAGGCGACCCCGGTCCTCAGGGCGAACCTGGCCCTCAGGGCGAACCTGGCCCTCAGGGCGAGCAGGGACCTGTTGGCGCACCTGGGCCTCAGGGTCTCCCCGGTGACACCGGACCGCAAGGACCCGCCGGCGCAACCGGACCGCAAGGACCCGCCGGCGCAACCGGACCTCAAGGGCCCCCAGGTGACACCGGGCCGCAAGGACCCATCGGCGACACCGGACCCCAGGGACCGGCTGGTCCCGATGACCAGACGTTGAGCGTCAATGGCACCGAATTGAGCATTGAAGACGGTAACACTGTGGAACTGGCGTCCCTCTTGGACTCGACAGACATACCCTTGCCAGCAAACATGGCATGGATCAGCCCTGGGTCGTTCAACTTGGGCAGCCCGCAGGCTGAAGAGGGTCGGGATTCGGACGAAGACGATACTGCTGGCGCTGGTGGACGGCAGGTAACTGTTTCGATTCTCAGTGGGTTCTGGATCGGTATTCATGAGGTGACCCAACGAGAGTACCTGAATCTGATAGGACTCAACCCCAGCTTCTTCACCGACAGTCTGGATCAGCCAGTTGAGCAGGTAAGTTGGAATGACGCGATCTTCTACTGCTTAGCACTCACTTCAGACGAGCGAGCAGCCGGAAACATCCCGACCGATTGGGAGTATCGCTTGCCCACCGAAGCGGAATGGGAATACGCAACCCGGGCGGGCACGGTGACGGCTTACAGTTTCGATAACTCTCCTTCAGACTTGGGGGACTATGCTTGGTTCTCAGACAACAGCAGTAGTCAAACGAGGGAAGTGGGCCTTAAGTTACCCAATCCTTGGGGCCTTTATGATGTTCACGGCAATGTGGCTGAATGGGTATTGGACGCCTATGCAGCCTCCTACCCCCCCGGGGCGTTGATCGACCCCCAGAGTCTTCCAGGCGGTTCTGAGCGCGTGATACGTGGTGGCAGCTGGTCCCTGTCGAGCAAAGACGCGCGCTCAGCGGCTCGTCGTAGTGCGATGACCATCTCCGCTTCCATCGACATCGGATTTCGTGTAGTGCTCGCACCAGTTCGATAA
- a CDS encoding thrombospondin type 3 repeat-containing protein produces MTNRKWTVCGGLCLLTLKLAVAQPPADDDPVAQDLAFGQALTDLLAQSTGPTSLEVTDARPQVITGTFPAEGSDALERSLGFLEQHATALRLAAPRQNLFPRRHSGPHLEFGQLIDQTPVFGASIALHGDSAGNVTAVRGRWVTEPVALDPPALLPQQTLTALPAGVSAIALPRLRYFDPSILNPAFESTAQWVYRVPTRGEDGSDYPGPWILLIDGHTGDVVRAYPERRDAKAFEVLSAQHSTATDCWAALSRSDGLPRSWFDASGATAGYPGVLPDPVFDNNFDPLDFNFGDYLLDGQAVFDGVNTTWDWFDTTFGVEGWTGDAPEGLVYYGNLLLAFGPVAAYDPRCDHMLFAALTTDTDVIVHEYTHALNIRYADFVYENESGALDESYSDLMAAFQANDWVINNFDVVVRDLANPSASGNPDHISGRQPNTTTPNSNNNRGGVHFNSTIPSKAAHLMVFGGTHRGVSVTAIDEPRTEQLLFEVLRLWLSPTSTFEDLRDAVVAQASAWQRSGTHGFTSSHVCAVIKAYHAVGLGPNDSNCDGLDDDQSTDTDFDGIPTVRDNCPTVRNPSQGDVDGDQLGDACDPDRDDDGSGNAVDNCPNRANPGQEDSDGNGVGDRCQDLDGDRYIDIEDNCPTRYNPRQTDSDWDGIGDVCDDDVDGDGAPNTSDNCRLIANTAQLDDDGDGAGDVCDNCPGIPNPTQLDTDRDGDGNECDLDDDNDMHPDGADNCPRTYNPDQLDTDSNGLGFACDFAEQYRVRGYTDMDILTLHLRLDDLDRMAHVPIPSCIECPPWLSEDFMMELTVTLEVPGQVRIVDDLGRVLAKSGEGLTHVLSFKPDPSSHYGSIPEEALRVSEYYMEILPDDSIGVGDSFEAEVEYRRIP; encoded by the coding sequence GTGACCAACCGCAAATGGACAGTCTGTGGCGGCCTCTGCCTGCTCACCCTCAAGCTCGCCGTGGCGCAACCCCCTGCTGACGACGACCCCGTTGCCCAGGACTTGGCGTTCGGGCAAGCCCTGACGGATCTCCTAGCGCAGAGCACCGGGCCTACCAGCCTGGAGGTGACCGATGCCCGGCCCCAAGTCATCACCGGGACCTTTCCCGCTGAGGGTAGCGACGCCCTCGAGCGAAGCCTCGGCTTTCTCGAACAGCACGCCACCGCGTTACGCCTCGCGGCCCCAAGGCAAAATCTGTTTCCCCGTCGTCACAGCGGCCCCCACCTGGAATTCGGGCAACTCATCGACCAAACTCCTGTGTTCGGCGCCTCGATTGCCCTGCACGGTGATTCAGCAGGGAACGTCACCGCCGTGCGCGGCCGCTGGGTGACCGAGCCAGTCGCCCTAGACCCGCCAGCGCTCCTACCGCAACAGACGCTCACTGCTCTGCCCGCAGGGGTCAGCGCCATCGCCCTGCCTCGCCTGCGCTACTTCGATCCGTCGATCCTGAACCCCGCGTTCGAAAGCACCGCCCAGTGGGTCTATCGCGTGCCGACCCGCGGCGAGGACGGGAGTGACTACCCGGGTCCCTGGATCCTACTGATAGATGGCCACACGGGTGATGTGGTGCGCGCGTACCCGGAGCGGCGTGATGCGAAGGCCTTTGAGGTGTTGAGTGCCCAGCACTCCACGGCCACGGATTGCTGGGCCGCCCTATCGCGCAGCGACGGTCTGCCGCGTTCGTGGTTCGACGCCTCTGGCGCCACCGCTGGCTACCCCGGCGTGCTGCCCGACCCCGTGTTCGATAACAACTTCGACCCGCTGGACTTCAACTTTGGCGACTACTTGCTGGACGGGCAGGCAGTGTTCGACGGCGTGAACACCACCTGGGACTGGTTCGACACGACCTTCGGGGTGGAGGGGTGGACCGGCGATGCGCCTGAGGGCCTGGTCTACTACGGCAACTTGCTCTTGGCGTTCGGCCCCGTCGCCGCCTACGACCCTCGCTGCGATCACATGCTGTTCGCGGCCCTGACTACCGACACTGACGTGATCGTCCACGAGTACACGCATGCACTCAATATTCGCTACGCAGACTTCGTCTACGAGAACGAGTCCGGTGCTCTCGACGAGAGCTACTCAGACCTCATGGCGGCCTTCCAAGCCAATGACTGGGTGATCAACAACTTCGACGTTGTCGTGCGCGATCTCGCGAACCCGAGCGCCTCGGGCAATCCGGACCACATCAGTGGACGCCAGCCCAACACGACTACCCCTAACTCGAACAACAACCGAGGCGGCGTTCACTTCAACTCCACGATTCCGTCGAAGGCCGCCCACCTAATGGTATTCGGTGGAACGCACCGCGGCGTTAGCGTGACGGCCATCGATGAACCGCGCACGGAGCAGCTGCTGTTCGAAGTGCTGCGCTTGTGGCTGAGTCCGACGTCCACCTTCGAGGACCTGCGTGACGCCGTCGTCGCCCAGGCCAGCGCGTGGCAGCGCAGTGGCACCCACGGGTTCACGAGCAGCCACGTATGCGCCGTGATCAAGGCCTATCACGCCGTTGGTCTAGGGCCCAACGACAGCAACTGCGATGGCCTCGACGATGACCAGAGCACCGACACGGACTTCGACGGCATTCCTACGGTACGTGATAACTGCCCCACCGTGCGAAATCCGAGTCAAGGCGACGTCGACGGCGATCAGCTCGGCGATGCCTGCGACCCAGATCGCGACGACGACGGCTCGGGCAATGCCGTCGACAACTGTCCCAATCGGGCCAATCCGGGGCAAGAAGACAGCGACGGCAACGGGGTTGGCGACCGGTGCCAAGACCTTGACGGGGACCGATACATCGACATCGAGGACAACTGCCCAACCCGCTACAACCCCCGCCAAACTGACAGCGACTGGGACGGTATCGGCGATGTCTGCGACGACGATGTTGACGGCGACGGCGCCCCCAACACCAGCGATAACTGCCGCCTGATCGCCAACACGGCGCAGCTGGACGATGACGGCGACGGCGCTGGCGACGTCTGCGACAATTGCCCGGGCATTCCCAACCCCACGCAGCTCGACACGGACCGCGACGGCGACGGCAACGAGTGCGACCTGGATGACGACAACGACATGCATCCGGACGGCGCCGACAACTGCCCCCGGACCTACAACCCGGACCAGCTGGACACGGACAGCAATGGCCTCGGTTTTGCCTGCGACTTCGCCGAGCAGTACCGCGTGCGCGGCTACACGGACATGGACATCCTGACCTTGCACCTGCGCCTGGATGATCTTGACCGGATGGCCCACGTGCCAATTCCCTCATGCATCGAGTGCCCGCCGTGGCTCTCGGAGGACTTCATGATGGAGCTGACCGTCACCCTAGAGGTGCCTGGGCAAGTGCGGATAGTGGATGACCTAGGGCGCGTGCTCGCAAAGTCGGGGGAGGGACTGACCCACGTGCTGAGCTTCAAGCCAGACCCGTCGAGTCACTATGGGTCAATCCCCGAGGAGGCGCTGCGCGTGAGCGAGTACTACATGGAGATCCTGCCCGACGACAGCATCGGCGTTGGCGACTCGTTCGAAGCGGAGGTCGAGTACCGCCGCATACCGTAG
- a CDS encoding integrin alpha, protein MEGTLGLERAVRRATRARRYLAPTLPLGLALCCTSAMALDPLPVEAPLTALRPDFGGDGSNGVVYDGDRDPEFPSDDGYDAIGVSVTNIGDFNGDGLDDIYIGDSTNVGNYGAPAGRGFLIFGRTGGFDPLVRLPDDVGNGVLLRTRQRINYAGESQRVGDVNGDGFADVLIGARNFIGAGSAYLLFGQSNPRPVITLDDVAENPGTGARFIGVNDGDSTGQDVAGACDLNGDGLDDMLIGASGADPDGRNAAGVVYVVYGSSDFPPAVNLASLLPQAGGDGSAGFVVKGAAPANFAGDIGDEIACADINADGLPDLLLTPFVLYGRNTAFPPVIDLANLLPENGGNGRAGFVVTVERPQGVSRVQGAGDMNGDGRSDMVVDLAPIGIDGIGAREAVVLYGSSAPRPARVRLDRLRPALGGDGTDGFFLRAEVSNPQGFVRDRVASAGDFDGDGIDDLLIGHPDIDANGVQRDGVVAEGVTYLLYGRSGGFPAQVDLTDLRVANGGDGTEGIVFRGESLTLTENPGRMGEAVSSAGDLNGDGYDDVLLGAPHSPRFLNPAGGGAYVVFGRPRPVPAP, encoded by the coding sequence ATGGAAGGGACTCTCGGCCTGGAACGCGCGGTGCGCCGCGCGACGCGCGCAAGGCGCTATCTCGCCCCGACGCTCCCCTTGGGGCTCGCCCTTTGCTGCACCAGCGCCATGGCCCTCGACCCCTTGCCCGTGGAGGCACCGCTCACCGCCTTGCGTCCTGATTTCGGCGGCGATGGCAGCAACGGGGTGGTCTACGACGGCGATCGCGACCCAGAGTTTCCGAGCGACGATGGTTACGATGCCATCGGCGTCTCGGTCACCAACATCGGCGACTTCAACGGCGATGGCCTCGATGACATCTACATCGGCGACAGCACCAACGTTGGCAACTACGGCGCCCCCGCCGGCCGCGGGTTTCTGATCTTCGGCCGCACCGGCGGGTTCGATCCGCTGGTTCGCTTGCCGGACGACGTCGGCAACGGCGTGCTGCTGCGCACCCGCCAGCGGATCAACTACGCGGGTGAGTCTCAGCGCGTCGGCGACGTCAACGGAGATGGTTTTGCTGACGTGCTGATTGGCGCCAGGAACTTCATCGGCGCCGGGTCCGCCTACCTGCTGTTCGGCCAGTCCAATCCTCGCCCGGTCATCACCCTCGACGACGTCGCCGAGAATCCCGGCACCGGCGCACGCTTCATCGGCGTCAACGACGGCGACAGCACAGGTCAGGATGTGGCTGGCGCCTGCGATCTCAACGGTGATGGCCTCGACGACATGCTCATCGGCGCCAGCGGTGCGGACCCCGACGGCCGCAACGCCGCAGGCGTGGTCTATGTGGTGTATGGGAGCTCGGACTTTCCGCCGGCAGTCAATCTCGCGTCGCTGCTTCCCCAGGCGGGCGGGGATGGCAGCGCGGGTTTCGTGGTGAAGGGTGCGGCACCGGCCAACTTCGCCGGCGACATCGGCGACGAGATCGCCTGTGCTGACATCAACGCGGACGGCCTGCCCGATCTGCTGCTCACGCCCTTCGTCCTGTACGGGCGCAACACGGCCTTCCCGCCGGTGATCGATCTTGCCAACCTGCTCCCCGAGAACGGCGGCAACGGCAGGGCGGGCTTCGTCGTGACGGTCGAGCGCCCGCAGGGGGTGTCGCGCGTGCAAGGCGCGGGCGACATGAATGGCGACGGCCGCAGCGACATGGTTGTCGACCTGGCGCCGATCGGCATCGACGGGATTGGCGCGCGAGAGGCCGTCGTGTTGTACGGCAGCTCAGCGCCACGGCCGGCCCGCGTGCGCCTGGATCGATTGAGGCCAGCGCTCGGTGGTGACGGCACCGACGGGTTCTTCCTGCGCGCCGAGGTTTCCAATCCTCAGGGGTTCGTTAGGGACCGGGTGGCAAGCGCCGGCGACTTCGACGGCGACGGTATCGATGACCTGCTCATCGGTCACCCGGACATCGACGCCAACGGGGTGCAGCGAGATGGCGTTGTCGCGGAAGGTGTCACGTACCTGCTCTACGGTCGCTCTGGCGGCTTTCCTGCCCAAGTGGATCTGACGGATTTGCGCGTGGCGAACGGCGGCGACGGCACTGAAGGCATCGTGTTTCGCGGGGAGTCGCTCACCCTCACAGAGAACCCGGGGCGCATGGGTGAGGCGGTGTCCTCGGCGGGGGATCTGAACGGCGATGGCTACGATGACGTCTTGCTAGGCGCGCCGCACTCGCCGCGCTTCTTGAATCCCGCTGGGGGTGGGGCCTACGTAGTCTTTGGCCGACCGCGTCCCGTGCCGGCGCCTTGA